Below is a genomic region from Elusimicrobiota bacterium.
TCTGGCCGGCTACACCATCGGGGTGCATTGTCTCATGGCGGTCAAGCCCTCGTATCTCATCCCGCTATGGCCCATCCTGGCCGCGTTGGCCGCCAGCCTGCCGGCTGATGTCATCATGGGCGGGCGCGGCCGGGCGGGCGCCGCCGCGTTCTCCAGAGCCTCGACTTTGGCGGCTTTCTGGGCGGTCTTCGCGGCCGGAGCCTTCACGCTGTACCGTCTGAGCCTGTACCCCCGGCCGGCCGCGACCACTGACACCGCGCTCGCGGCCCACCCCGCCGATGCCGGCCTCTGGGCGCAGCGCGCGCGCCTGCGCCTGAAGGAGGGGCGGCCCGCCGAAGCCATCGCGGACCTGCGCCAAGCCCTGCTCCTGCGGTCCGACCCTGAGGTGCAGCTCGACTTGGCTTGGGCCCTTCTGGCCCGGGGCGGCCCGGGCGCCGACCACCTCCAGCGCCTCGGCCCGCCGCCGGACGGTCTTTGGCGGCGCAAGGAAGCCCAGCTGCGCATGCTGGCCTTTCTGCAGCGCGGCCGCGACCGGGAGGCTGCCGCGGCCCTGTCCGAGGCCGAGAGCCTCTGGGCGCAGCCGTATGCGCTGCCATTGGGCGGCGCGCCTGGCGACCAGCGGACGCAGGATTGGCTCATGCGCCATGATGACAGCCTGCGCGAACAGGTCTGCTCGCTCATCGCCGGGTGGCCCGGCCCGCGGCGCTTCTCGTTGGCGGCGGGATGGGAAAGGATCGCCCGGCGTCCCGCGCGGGACTACCGGGCCGAACCCTTGTGCGGCCGGGACCGGTCCGCCGGCTGGTGGCGGGAGTCGTCTGAATACGGCCGCAGCGACGTCCACGCGCAGGAGCTGCGCGCGCTGGCGCGCGAGCAGCGCCTGCGCCCGTCGGCGGGGGAGCTCCTGGAGCCGGCTTTGGCCTGCCAGCGGTCGGGGGACCAGAGCGGGGCCCTCAGGCGCCTGGAGGGTCTGGCGCGCGAGCATCCTCGAGAGGCGGCGGTGCTCAACGCCCGGGGCATCGTGAGAGCGCTGCGCGGCGAGATCCCGGCGGCGGTGCGGGACCTGCGCGCGGCCATCAGGCTGGACCGGTTCCTTTTGGACGCTTACCTGTCCTTGGGCGCGGTCTACGCCGGCGCCGGCCAGGCGGCCGAGGCGCGGCGAGTCTACGACGAGGCGTTGCGGCTCGACCCTAGGCTGGTCGATCCGCGGCTGCGCGGGATGATCCTCGCGCAGGGCCGGAGCCCGCGGCAGGAGAGCCCAGGCGGGCCGGATAAGGTAAAATATCACGAGTGGAAACGTGCCCGGCCATAGACCTTAACTCCCTCAACCCCCAGCAGAAGGAGGGCGTGCTCCATCCCGGCGGGCCCCTGCTGGTCCTGGCCGGGGCGGGCACGGGCAAGACCCGGGTCATCACCTACCGCATCGCGCACCTCATCAGCCGCGGCGTGGCGCCGGACCGGATCCTGGCCGTCACCTTCACCAACAAGGCCGCCGGCGAGATGCGCCGCCGCATCGAGGAGCTCGCCCCGGGCAAGGGCGCCTTGGTCTGGGCCCACACCTTCCACGCCTTCGCCGCGCGCCTGGTGCGCCGCCACCATGACGTCCTCAAGCTCAACCGCCACTTCACCATCTACGACCAGTCCGACCAGAAGCGCCTGGTGGCCGAGGCCATGAAAGCCGTGGGCCTGGAGGACCAGGACAAGAAGGCCTCCATGTACGTGAGCGTCATCTCGCGCGCCAAGGACGACCTGCTCGACGCCCAGTCCTACTCCATCCACGCCATGACCACCGGCGATCCGGCGCGCAAGACCGCCGCCGAGATCTACCTGGCCTACCAGCGCAAGCTCGACGCCTCCGGGTCCCTGGACTTCGGCGACCTCCTGCTCAAGGCCTGCGACCTCATGCGCAACCATCCCGAGGTGCGCTCCCACTACCAGAAGTTCTTCGAGCACATGCTCGTCGACGAGTACCAGGACACCAACCACGCCCAGTACATCCTCACCAAGACCCTCGCGGCCCAGCATCGCAACCTCTGCGTGGTGGGAGACGACGACCAGGGCATCTACTCCTGGCGCGGCGCCAACGTGCGCAACATCCTGGAGTTCGAGAACGACTTCCCGGAGACCAAGGTCGTCACTTTGGAGCAGAACTACCGCTCCAGCTCGCGCATCCTGGAGGCCGCGGGCAGGGTCATCCGCCACAATAAGACCCGCAAGCTCAAGACCCTCTGGACCACCAAGCCCGCGGGCGAGTCCGTGGTGGTGCAGGAGCTGCCCAGCGAGATGGAGGAGGCGGGCTGGGTGGTGCGCCGCATCCGCGGGCTCCTCGACCAGGGCCGGTCCTTGCGCGAGACCGCCATCTTCTACCGCACCAACGCCCAGAGCCGCTCCTTCGAGGAGGCCCTGCGCCGCGCGGGCCTGCCCTACGTCATCGTGGGCGCCATGCGCTTCTACGAGCGCAAGGAGATCAAGGACGCTCTGGCCTACGCCCGCCTCATCCTCAACCCGGCCGATTCCACGAGCCTGCAGCGCGTCATCAACGTGCCCGCCCGGGGCATCGGCAAGACCAGCCTGGACCGCATCGCCAGCTTCGCCGAGGCGCAGGGCATCAACCTCTGGGAAGCCTTCACGCGACAGGCCCAGATCCCGCAGCTGACCGCCTCCTGCCGCCGCGCCGCCGCCGAGCTCGTCCATGCGGTCGAGAAGCTGCGCGCCGACGCGGCGGGCGTGACCGCCTCGCGGGCCATCGCCCTGATCCTGGAGCAGACCGGCTACTGGGCCTGGCTCGAGGGCCAAGTGGCCACGGACCCGGAGGCGGCCGGCCGCCTGGCGAACCTGCAGGAGCTCATCAACTCCTCCAAGGAATACGAGGAGAAGGCCCCGGCCGACGCGGCCCTGGACCTCTCCCATTATCTGGAATCCGTGTCCTTGCAGACCGACCTCGACGCCTACGACCCCAACAATCCGGCCGTCACCTTGATGACCGTGCACCTGGCCAAGGGCCTGGAGTACCCCGCCGTGTTCCTGACGGGCATGGAGGAGGGGCTCTTCCCCATCGGCTCGGGCAACGCGGTGCCGGAGGAGCTCGAGGAAGAGCGCCGGCTCTGCTACGTGGGCATCACGCGGGCCCGCGAGCTGCTGCACATCAGCTACGCCTCCACGCGCCGCATCTTCGGCCAGGTCTACGCCAACCTGCCTTCGCGCTTCATCGTGGAGGCGCAGCTCCTCTTCCAGGGGACCCCCGCTTCTCCCGCCGTCTCCGCCGCGGCCCCGGTCCCGGCGACTCCCCTCTCCCGCCGGCTCTCCGCCTGCGGGGCCAGGGTCGGGATGCGCGTGACCCATCCGGAATTCGGCGGCGGCAAGGTCTTGGACGCCGCCGGCTCGGGAGACAATCTGAAGGTGGCCGTGCTGTTCGACAACGGGCACTCGGCCAAGTTCCTGGCGCGCTACGCGCCCCTGGAGAAGGAGTAGATGTCCATCACGGCCGAGGAGGTCCGCCGCATCGCGGCGCTGGCGCGCCTGCGGCTCTCCGATGAGGAGGCCGCGCTCTACGAAGGGCAGTTCGGCCGCATCCTCGAGCTGGTGGCGGAGATCTCGGCGCTCGACACCTCGCAGACCGCCGCCACCACGAGCGTGTTGGGGCTCTCCAACGTCATGCGCGACGACGTGCCCAAGCCCTTCTGCGAGCCGGAGCGCCTCCTGGCCCTGGCCCCGGAGAGCGAGGGCGGCTACTACAAGGTCAAGAAGGTGCTCGCATGAGGGCTTGCCTCCTGGCGGGCCTGCTGGCCGCGCTGCCGGGACGCGCCGCGGCCAAGGGCCCGCCTCAGCCGGGCCGCGAGGCTCAGAAGACGCTGGCGGCCGCCATCGCGCTCTATGATAAGTGCGAGTTCGGGGCGGCCCTGGTGCGCTTCAACAAGGCGCTGGCGCTCTTCGACGGCTGGAAGACGGCCTTGGGCCACCGCGCCCTGTGCCGCTGGAACATGGGCGACCGGCGGGGCGCGGACCAGGACGCCCTCATCGCGAACCAGCTCAGGCCCAACAACGCGGCGTCCTTCACCTCCCGCGGTCTGGCGCGCTTCGTGCTCAAGGACTACCCGGCCGCGGAGGCTGATTTCGCTCAGGCCCTAGGACTCGACCCTGACACAGCCGAGGCGCATTTCGGCCTGGGCAGCGTGGCCAGCGCCAAGGGGGACCTGGGCCGGGCGCTGCAGAGCCTGGGCCAGGCCGTGCGCGCCAACAACGACTTCGCGACGGCCTTCTTGGTGCGGGGCACGGTGCAGGAGCGGCGCAAGGACTACCCGGCCGCGATCCGGGACTTCGACCGCGTGCTGGAGATCAACCCGCGCTTCGTCTGGGCGCACTTCTACCGGGGCAAGTGCCGCCGCGAGGTCAAGGCCTACCGCGAGGCCCTGGCCGACTTCAACGAGTTCATCTCGGAGCACCCGGACTTCGCGGAGGCGGTCTACCTGCGCTCCAACGTCCGCTTCCTGGCGGGCGATTACTCGGGTGCCGAGTCCGACCTCGACATCGTCATCTCGCTCGATCCCAAGCGGGGCTTGGCCTACTCCAATCGCGGCCAGGCGCGCGCCCAACTCGGCGACCGGGCCGGGGCCCTGGCCGACCTCAAGAGGGCTTTGGAACTGCTTCCGGACAAGCGCGCCAAGATCCAGGCCGCCATAGACAGCATCGAAGGCGCGCGGTCCCAGGCCGCTGATGCGGCGGTCCTGGAGGGCGGGCGCAGCGACGCCGCCGCGCCGTCGCCCGCGTCGGAGACTTCGGAGCCCGCTTTCGTGTCCAGCGAGGAAGGCCCGGCGCGCAAGCGTCCGGCGCGCAAAGCCGCGGCGGTGGACGATGTGGATGCCGCACCTGGCCAGTCGGCACCTGCTTCTGAGAAGCGGGTGCCTGCGTCGGCGCAGGCAAAGCCTGCGCCGCGCAGGGGTCTCGACCGCCTCGACGAGGCCGCGGCAGGGCCGGCCGCCGCGGCGGACCTGGACGTGCTGGGGGCCGGCCCGGACGAGGCCAGGCCGGAGCCCGCCGTGACGAAGAAGCCCAAGGCCAAGCCCGCCAAAGCCAAGCGCAAGGCCGCGCTGGACGAGGACTCCCCGGAGCCGGGCCGCAAGGGCGCCGCGCCGGAGGGGGACCCGCAGAAGAGCCCGGGGGAGCGCAACGCCGGCCAGGAAGAGTCCCTGCTCATCGAATGAGTCCCGCTCCAGCCGCAGCCCTCGCGCGCGACGTGGCTTCCGGCCAGGCCTCGGCTGAGGAGGTCCTCCGGGAGCACTTGGCGCGCATCCGCGCCTGGGAGCCCAAGCTGGGCGCCTATATCCGGGTCCTGGAGCCGGAGGCCCTGGCCCAAGCCCGGGCCGTCGACGCCAAGCGCGCCCGCGGGGAGAAGCTGGGCCGCCTGGCGGGCGTGCCCGTGGCGGTCAAGGACAACATGCTCGTGCGCGGCGCGGAGACCACGGCCGGCTCGCGCATCCTGCAGGGCCACGCCGCGGCCTACGACGCGACCGTGGTGCGGCGGCTGCGCGACGAGGACGCGGTGCTCATCGGGCAGACCAACATGGACGAGTTCGCCATGGGCTCCTCCACCGAGAACTCGGCTTTCCAGGTCACGCGCAATCCCTGGGACGCCGACCGGGTGCCCGGCGGCTCCTCCGGCGGGTCGGCGGCCGCCGTCTGCGCCGGACTCTGCAGCCTGGCCCTGGGTTCGGACACGGGAGGCTCGATCCGCCAGCCCGCCTCCTTCTGCGGCGTGGTGGGGCTCAAGCCCACCTACGGCCGGGTCTCCCGCCACGGCCTCATCGCCTTCGCCTCTTCCTTGGACCAGATCGGTCCGCTGGCCCGCAGCGTCGGGGACGCGGCCTTGGCCCTCTCGGTCATCGCGGGGCCCGACCCCCTGGACTCGACCTGCGCCACCATGCCGGTCCCCGACGATCTCCAGTCTCTGGGAGCCGGCGTGAAGGGCTTGCGCGTGGGGCTGCCCAAGGAATACTTCGTGGCGGGCTTGGACCCCGAAGTGGAAGCGGCCGTGCGCGCGGCCGTGGCCACCCTGGGCAAACTCGGCGCCGAGGTGCGCGAGGTCTCCCTTCCCCATACCCGCTACGCGGTGAGCGCCTATTACATCCTGGCCCCGGCGGAGGCCAGCTCGAACCTGGCCCGCTTCGACGGCGTGCGCTACGGCCGCCGCAGCGCTCGGGCGAAGAACCTCGAAGAGCTCTACGAGCTCTCGCGCGCCGAGGGCTTCGGGCCCGAGGTCAAGCGCCGCATCATGCTGGGGACCTACGCCTTGAGCGCCGGCTACTACGACGCCTACTACGGCAAGGCCCAGCGCGTCCGCACGCTCATCAAGGGGGATTTCTCCGCGGCCTTCCAGCAGGTCGACGTCATCGCCGCGCCCGTCGCGCCCACCGCCGCCTTCCGCCTGGGCGAAAAGACCTCGGACCCGGTGGCCATGTACCTCGGCGACGCGTTCACCATCCCTTCCAGCATGGCGGGCAACGCCAGCCTCTCGCTGCCCTGCGGCCGGACCAAGGCGGGCCTGCCCATCGGGCTCCAGCTCATCGCGGACTCCTTCTGCGAGGGGACCTTGCTGCGCGCGGCCGCGGCCTATGAGCGGGCCGACCCATGGCTGGAGCTGCCGGAGCCGGCCCGTGCTTAAGGAGATATCGGCGGGCGGCTTGGTGGTGCGCGAGGGCAAGGTGCTTCTGGTCAAGGTGGAGAACCTGGAAGGCGAGGTCCGCTGGACCTTTCCCAAGGGGCATCTGGAAGCGGGCGAGGGTCCCCGCCAGGCGGCCCTGCGCGAGGTGGAGGAAGAGACCGGCTGGGCCTGCCGCATCCAAGCGCCGCTGACCACGGCGCGCTACCGATTCCTGCGGCACGGCCGGGAGGTCTCCAAGCAGGTCAGGTGGTATCTCATGGCGCCCCTGGAGAAGGTCGGCAGCCGGGACGGCGACGAGATCATGGCCGTGCGCTGGGCCGCTTTCGCCGCGGCCCGCAAGCTCATCAGCTATCGCAGCGACATCGAGCTCTTCGAGGCGTTCCATAAGCGGGGGGCGGCGTGAGCGCGGACTTCGAGATGGTGGTGGGCCTCGAGGTGCACGTCCAGCTCGCCACCCGCACCAAGCTCTTCTGCGCCTGCGCGACCGACGGGTTCGGCGCTCCCCCGAACTCGCGGGTCTGCCCGCTCTGCACGGGCCAGCCGGGCGTGCTGCCGGTCCTCAACCGCGCCGCGGTGGAGCTGGCGTTCCAGGCGGCCCTGGCGCTCAACTGCCGGATCGCACCGGCCTCGGTGTTCGCGCGCAAGAACTACTTCTACCCGGACCTGCCCAAGGCCTACCAGATCTCCCAATACGAGAAGCCATTCTCCACGGACGGCTGGCTCGACCTGCCGGCGCCCCAGGGTGCCGGCAGGCGCATCCGCATCCATCGCATCCACCTGGAGGAGGACGCGGGCAAGCTCCTGCATGCCGTCGGCTCGCGGGAGCTCGACCATTCCTTGGTGGACTTCAACCGCGGCGGCGTGCCCTTGATCGAGGTCGTCAGCGAAGCCGACCTCCGCTCCCCCGATGAAGCCGCCGCCTACCTCAAGGCCTTGAAGGAGATCATCCAGTACGTCGGGGTGAGCCGCTGCGACATGGAGAAAGGCGAGCTGCGCTGCGACGCCAACGTGTCCGTGCGGCCCGCCGGCCAGGCCGAGTTCGGCACGCGCACGGAGATCAAGAACCTCAACTCCGTGCGCGCGGTCAAGGACGCCCTGGAATACGAGCACCTCCGGCAGACCGGGCTCCTGGCCGCGGGCGGCCGGGTCAGCCAGGAGACTTTGCTCTGGGACCCGCAGGCCGGCGTGACGCGGCCCATGCGCTCCAAGGAAGGCGCCGAGGACTACCGCTACTTCCCGGATCCCGACCTGCCGCCCTTGGTGGCCGACGCCCGTTGGCTCGGAGAGCTCAAGGCCCGCCTGCCGGAGCTGCCCGAGGCCCGGCGGGAGCGCTTCGCCTCCCAATACGGCCTGAGCGCCGACGACGCGGAGCTCCTCGCTTCCACGCGCGCCCTGGCCGACTACTTCGACGCCGCGGCCAAGGGCCTCAAGCCCGCCGCGGCCAAGACCGCCGCCAACCTCATCGCCACCGAGTTCCTGGCCCGGCTCAACGCCGAGGGCCTGGCCCCGGAGGCGGCGCGCCTGCCGGCCGCGGAGCTGGGCGCCCTGGCGGCGCTGGTGGAGGACGGCACGCTGTCTAGCAAGGGCGCCAAGGCCGCCTTCGCCGCGCTGTGGGAGGGCGGCGGCTCGGCCGCGGAGGTCGTGGCCAAGCTCGGCTTGGCCCAGGTCTCCGACGAGGCGGCGGTGGCCGCCTGGGTCCAGTCGGCTCTGGCCGCCAACGCCAAGGCCGCGGCGGACCTCAGGGCCGGCAATGCCCGCGCCGCGGGCGCGCTGGTGGGCGCGGTCATGAAGCTCTCCAAGGGGAAAGCCAACCCCGTCATCGTCAACCGCCTGATCCAGGAGTCGCTCAAGCCATGAAGACCCTCCTCGCCCTCTCGGTGCTGCTCTGCGGCGCTCCGGCGCGCGCCTACGACGCCATCCACTTCCTGGAGCCCATCAAGTCCCCGGAGATGCTCAGGCCCGTGGCCGCGGCCGTCCACGACTCGCGGCTCTACGTGCTCGACGAGAAGAGATCGGCCCTCTTGGTCTGCGAGCTCGGCGGGCGGCTCCGCAAAGCCGTGGGCCGCAAGGGGACGGACAAGTCGAGCTTCGACTCGCCCCGCGGCGTGGCGGTGGGCCCGGACGGCCGGGTCTACGTGGCCGACACCGGCAATTCGCGCATCAGGGTCTTGGACGGCGACGGGGAACCCCTCTGGTCGTTCGGGACCCGCGGCTCGGAGCGCGGCATGCTCCGGTCGCCGCAGTCCGTGGCCGTGGGCGGCGACGGCCGGGTCTACGTGGCGGACACGGGCAACGACCGCGTGCAGGTCTTCACCGCCGAGGGCATCCTCCTCTACGTCTTCGGCTCCAAGGGCAAGGAGGGGGGGCGCTTCAAGGAGCCCACCAAGGTGGTGGTCGACCCCGCGGACAACATCTACGTGCTCGACAGCGGCAACGAGCGCATCCAGAAGTTCGACCCCTCGGCGCGCTTCGCGCGCGAGTTCGGCGCGCAGGGCAACGATTTCGCGGTGGACGCCTACGGCTTCTTCTACGAGCTCGACGCCGGCAACGGCAAGGTCATCGAGCGCGGCCCGGACGACGCGGTCTTGGGCAGGTTCGGCAGCATCGGCTCGGGCGTGGGCCAGTTCAAGAAGCCGGAGGGCATCGCGGTGGCCCCGGACGGGATGGTGCTCGTGCTGGACGCGGGCAACTCGCGCATCCAGCGCGCGGAGGTCAGCAACAAGCTCAAGACCGAGCTCCTGGCCCCCAACCTGCAGACCAAGCTCACGGTCTCGGGGCCGAGCCGCTCCTGGCAGCAGGCCGCCTCGGCCCTGGCCCCGTTCGGCGACGAGCTCTACGCCTACCTGCCTCTGGCCGGGCAGTTCGCGGTGTTCGACGGGGAAGGCCGGGTCAAGGCCCGCTTCGGCGCCAAGGGCGGCCAGGCGCCGGGAGGGGTCTCCGGCACTCAGGGCTTCGCGGTCTCCAAGAAGCTGGGGGTCTACGTGTCGGACACGCCGGCCAACCGCATCCAGCGCTTCGCGATCGACGGGACCTTCCAGGACACCATCGCGGCGAGCTCCGGGCTTTTCGACAGCAAGAAGAAGGAAGGCCGGGTCAAGGACCCGCGCGGGGTGGCCATCAACGACGCGGGCACGGTCTATGTGGCCGACGCGGGCAACCGCCGCATCGACGCCTTCAGCCCGGAAGGGGCGTTCCTTTTCGGCTTCGGCCCGCAGGTCGGGCCCTACACCTTGGTCGAGCCCACGGCATTGGCCTGGGACCAGGGGCGCTTCCTCTACTTCACGGACAAGGGCCTCAAGAAGGTCTTCCAGGTCGAGCCTTCGGGCGCCTTCATCGCGGCTTGGGGCGAGGAAGGCGAGGGCCCGGGCCAGTTCCAGTCGCCCTCGGCCCTGGCTTTCGACGGCCACAACTACCTCTACGTGCTCGACGACAGGCTCTCCCGGGTCTCGGTCTACACCAAGGACGGGCGCTGGCTGACGGACTTCTTCGCGCCCGGCCCGGCGCCCAGGGAACTGT
It encodes:
- a CDS encoding UvrD-helicase domain-containing protein, translated to METCPAIDLNSLNPQQKEGVLHPGGPLLVLAGAGTGKTRVITYRIAHLISRGVAPDRILAVTFTNKAAGEMRRRIEELAPGKGALVWAHTFHAFAARLVRRHHDVLKLNRHFTIYDQSDQKRLVAEAMKAVGLEDQDKKASMYVSVISRAKDDLLDAQSYSIHAMTTGDPARKTAAEIYLAYQRKLDASGSLDFGDLLLKACDLMRNHPEVRSHYQKFFEHMLVDEYQDTNHAQYILTKTLAAQHRNLCVVGDDDQGIYSWRGANVRNILEFENDFPETKVVTLEQNYRSSSRILEAAGRVIRHNKTRKLKTLWTTKPAGESVVVQELPSEMEEAGWVVRRIRGLLDQGRSLRETAIFYRTNAQSRSFEEALRRAGLPYVIVGAMRFYERKEIKDALAYARLILNPADSTSLQRVINVPARGIGKTSLDRIASFAEAQGINLWEAFTRQAQIPQLTASCRRAAAELVHAVEKLRADAAGVTASRAIALILEQTGYWAWLEGQVATDPEAAGRLANLQELINSSKEYEEKAPADAALDLSHYLESVSLQTDLDAYDPNNPAVTLMTVHLAKGLEYPAVFLTGMEEGLFPIGSGNAVPEELEEERRLCYVGITRARELLHISYASTRRIFGQVYANLPSRFIVEAQLLFQGTPASPAVSAAAPVPATPLSRRLSACGARVGMRVTHPEFGGGKVLDAAGSGDNLKVAVLFDNGHSAKFLARYAPLEKE
- the gatC gene encoding Asp-tRNA(Asn)/Glu-tRNA(Gln) amidotransferase subunit GatC, translated to MSITAEEVRRIAALARLRLSDEEAALYEGQFGRILELVAEISALDTSQTAATTSVLGLSNVMRDDVPKPFCEPERLLALAPESEGGYYKVKKVLA
- a CDS encoding tetratricopeptide repeat protein; translation: MRACLLAGLLAALPGRAAAKGPPQPGREAQKTLAAAIALYDKCEFGAALVRFNKALALFDGWKTALGHRALCRWNMGDRRGADQDALIANQLRPNNAASFTSRGLARFVLKDYPAAEADFAQALGLDPDTAEAHFGLGSVASAKGDLGRALQSLGQAVRANNDFATAFLVRGTVQERRKDYPAAIRDFDRVLEINPRFVWAHFYRGKCRREVKAYREALADFNEFISEHPDFAEAVYLRSNVRFLAGDYSGAESDLDIVISLDPKRGLAYSNRGQARAQLGDRAGALADLKRALELLPDKRAKIQAAIDSIEGARSQAADAAVLEGGRSDAAAPSPASETSEPAFVSSEEGPARKRPARKAAAVDDVDAAPGQSAPASEKRVPASAQAKPAPRRGLDRLDEAAAGPAAAADLDVLGAGPDEARPEPAVTKKPKAKPAKAKRKAALDEDSPEPGRKGAAPEGDPQKSPGERNAGQEESLLIE
- the gatA gene encoding Asp-tRNA(Asn)/Glu-tRNA(Gln) amidotransferase subunit GatA yields the protein MSPAPAAALARDVASGQASAEEVLREHLARIRAWEPKLGAYIRVLEPEALAQARAVDAKRARGEKLGRLAGVPVAVKDNMLVRGAETTAGSRILQGHAAAYDATVVRRLRDEDAVLIGQTNMDEFAMGSSTENSAFQVTRNPWDADRVPGGSSGGSAAAVCAGLCSLALGSDTGGSIRQPASFCGVVGLKPTYGRVSRHGLIAFASSLDQIGPLARSVGDAALALSVIAGPDPLDSTCATMPVPDDLQSLGAGVKGLRVGLPKEYFVAGLDPEVEAAVRAAVATLGKLGAEVREVSLPHTRYAVSAYYILAPAEASSNLARFDGVRYGRRSARAKNLEELYELSRAEGFGPEVKRRIMLGTYALSAGYYDAYYGKAQRVRTLIKGDFSAAFQQVDVIAAPVAPTAAFRLGEKTSDPVAMYLGDAFTIPSSMAGNASLSLPCGRTKAGLPIGLQLIADSFCEGTLLRAAAAYERADPWLELPEPARA
- a CDS encoding NUDIX domain-containing protein, with the translated sequence MLKEISAGGLVVREGKVLLVKVENLEGEVRWTFPKGHLEAGEGPRQAALREVEEETGWACRIQAPLTTARYRFLRHGREVSKQVRWYLMAPLEKVGSRDGDEIMAVRWAAFAAARKLISYRSDIELFEAFHKRGAA
- the gatB gene encoding Asp-tRNA(Asn)/Glu-tRNA(Gln) amidotransferase subunit GatB, producing the protein MVVGLEVHVQLATRTKLFCACATDGFGAPPNSRVCPLCTGQPGVLPVLNRAAVELAFQAALALNCRIAPASVFARKNYFYPDLPKAYQISQYEKPFSTDGWLDLPAPQGAGRRIRIHRIHLEEDAGKLLHAVGSRELDHSLVDFNRGGVPLIEVVSEADLRSPDEAAAYLKALKEIIQYVGVSRCDMEKGELRCDANVSVRPAGQAEFGTRTEIKNLNSVRAVKDALEYEHLRQTGLLAAGGRVSQETLLWDPQAGVTRPMRSKEGAEDYRYFPDPDLPPLVADARWLGELKARLPELPEARRERFASQYGLSADDAELLASTRALADYFDAAAKGLKPAAAKTAANLIATEFLARLNAEGLAPEAARLPAAELGALAALVEDGTLSSKGAKAAFAALWEGGGSAAEVVAKLGLAQVSDEAAVAAWVQSALAANAKAAADLRAGNARAAGALVGAVMKLSKGKANPVIVNRLIQESLKP